In Citrus sinensis cultivar Valencia sweet orange chromosome 4, DVS_A1.0, whole genome shotgun sequence, one DNA window encodes the following:
- the LOC107177683 gene encoding uncharacterized protein LOC107177683 — protein sequence MDNLLHGRSYRSIPSRGRPRSSYAPSVREIPVQYVGSEEKQSREPNSAVKIQKVFRAFLVRKSVKKIKEIRGEVEEIEKRISTGDNIDLIARDSQERLKLNEMLMSLLFRLDSVRGVDSGVRDCRKAVIKKAIALQEFLDAAFSSNNSRNDQNGEDENVVEAVDEQNQSAQVECTEENGERTDAFDEKETVENQNEVGDEETVENQDDDGEAREVVEECDDVMPSVSNGPAPEENVGTSQSESEADSSANPEEDENSSPKQENNAAGAGEVEENVKESGGEGEVEENVQQSGGEGARDENSKNKELLERMMEDHGRMMEMMAQLFERNEMQTRLLSALSHRVEQLEKAFMRERLRRKKKKNAAGAADGCETSRDNKKCGKR from the coding sequence ATGGATAATCTGCTCCACGGGAGAAGTTACCGGAGCATACCGTCTCGCGGTCGGCCGCGCTCTTCCTACGCGCCGAGCGTGAGAGAGATTCCGGTCCAGTACGTCGGCTCGGAGGAGAAGCAGTCGAGGGAACCCAATTCGGCGGTGAAGATCCAGAAGGTTTTCAGAGCATTCCTGGTGAGGAAAAGCGTGAAGAAGATCAAGGAGATAAGAGGCGAAGTGGAGGAGATCGAGAAGCGGATCTCGACGGGGGATAATATTGATTTGATTGCGAGGGATTCACAAGAGagattgaaattgaatgaGATGTTGATGAGTTTGCTTTTCAGGTTGGATTCTGTTAGAGGCGTTGATTCTGGAGTTAGGGATTGCAGAAAGGCGGTTATTAAGAAGGCGATTGCGTTGCAAGAATTTCTGGATGCCGCCTTTTCTTCCAATAATAGCAGGAACGATCAGAACGGTGAGGATGAAAATGTCGTGGAAGCTGTTGACGAGCAGAATCAGTCGGCGCAGGTGGAGTGCACGGAGGAGAATGGTGAAAGAACTGACGCATTTGATGAAAAAGAGACCgttgaaaatcaaaatgaggTCGGAGACGAAGAGACTGTCGAAAATCAAGACGACGACGGAGAAGCTCGGGAGGTTGTTGAGGAGTGCGACGATGTGATGCCATCGGTGAGTAATGGTCCGGCACCGGAAGAGAATGTAGGAACAAGTCAAAGTGAGAGTGAAGCCGATTCCTCGGCAAATCCCGAAGAGGATGAGAATTCATCACcgaaacaagaaaacaatgcAGCTGGAGCTGGAGAGGTCGAAGAGAATGTGAAAGAGAGCGGGGGCGAAGGAGAGGTCGAAGAGAATGTGCAACAGAGTGGGGGCGAAGGAGCAAGAGACGAGAACTCGAAGAACAAAGAGCTGTTGGAGAGGATGATGGAGGATCATGGGAGAATGATGGAAATGATGGCGCAATTATTTGAGAGGAATGAAATGCAGACGAGGTTGTTGAGTGCTCTGTCTCATAGGGTTGAGCAGCTGGAGAAGGCTTTCATGCGTGAGAGGTTGAggaggaagaaaaagaagaacgcTGCTGGCGCTGCTGATGGTTGTGAAACGTCGCGGGATAACAAGAAATGCGGAAAGAGATAG